In one Bos mutus isolate GX-2022 chromosome 19, NWIPB_WYAK_1.1, whole genome shotgun sequence genomic region, the following are encoded:
- the LOC102265863 gene encoding olfactory receptor 4C3D gives MDLLMLQNNVTEFVLLGLTQNPHLQKVLFIVFLLIFLFTMVANLLIAITISLSPTLSAPMYFFLTYLAFIDAFYTSTTTPKMAIDLLYQRRTISWHGCLAQLFLVHFLGGSEIIVLIVMAYDRYVAICKPLHYTAIMQQGLCQLLVVVALIGGILHATVQILFTVDLTFCGHNVMDHFMCDFFSLLEIACSHTHTLGMVVAANSGAMCLLIFFMLLISYIVILSSLKSHGSEGRRRALSTCGSHFTVVVLYFVPCIFSYMRPVATYPGDKLVSVFFIIITPMLNPIIYTVRNTEVKNATWSLLKRRVTFPVLKLSIIKIK, from the coding sequence ATGGATCTTCTTATGCTTCAAAACAATGTGACTGAATTTGTTCTCTTGGGACTCACACAAAATCCACATTTGCAGAAAGTACTATTTATTGTCTTTCTGCTTATTTTCCTGTTTACCATGGTGGCCAATCTGCTCAttgccatcaccatctccctcaGCCCCACACTTTCTGCTCCAATGTACTTTTTTCTCACTTATTTGGCCTTCATAGATGCCTTTTACACATCTACCACAACCCCCAAAATGGCCATTGACCTGCTGTACCAGAGGAGAACCATCTCTTGGCATGGATGTCTGGCTCAACTCTTTTTGGTACACTTCCTGGGAGGATCAGAGATTATAGTCCTCATcgtcatggcctatgaccgctatgtggccatctgcaagcctctGCACTACACAGCCATCATGCAACAGGGGCTCTGCCAGCTCCTGGTTGTGGTGGCCTTGATTGGGGGGATCCTGCATGCTACTGTACAGATTCTTTTTACAGTAGACTTGACCTTCTGTGGTCACAACGTCATGGACCACTTCATGTGTGATTTCTTCTCACTCTTGGAAATTGCctgcagtcacacacacacacttggaatGGTGGTGGCAGCCAACAGTGGGGCCATGTGCTTGCTCATTTTTTTCATGCTACTCATCTCCTACATAGTCATTCTGAGCTCCCTGAAATCCCATGGTTCTGAAGGACGGCGCAGAGCCCTCTCCACATGTGGCTCCCACTTTACAGTAGTGGTGCTGTATTTTGTCCCTTGTATATTTAGTTACATGCGTCCTGTGGCCACTTACCCTGGGGACAAGTTGGTGAGTGTGTTCTTTATAATAATCACTCCCATGTTAAATCCTATCATTTACACAGTGAGAAACACAGAGGTGAAAAATGCCACGTGGAGTTTGTTGAAGAGGAGAGTA